The following DNA comes from Brevinema andersonii.
TTCGTTCCCTCAAGCTCCGAAACGGTTACTCTTAATTTTGACAGTATCATCGAAGTACCGATCCGTTTTGAGGCGCAGCTCGAAGTCCCCGTACAGGACAGCGCCATTCCGTTTTATATGGTTTTCGGCGAGTATGGAGGTAAATTTATGTACATTAATACCGAAATCCCGCCCGGGTATGCCGGCAACAATCTCTTGAGATTCGACAATAACGGCGGACGTGTCGCGGATTTTGATCTCTCTGCCAAAATGTTCGGAAGCCTCCCTTTGGTTTCCGGCAATATGATCCCTCAGTTTGATGCCAATTTATACGTATCGGATATCAATCTTATTATACCCCGGGGGTCTACTGATGAATCTTTTAAGCAGCCTCAACGGCGTTTTATCCCGCATTAATCCTGCTCCCGTTGACATTTTCAAGCCCGATACCGATCCCGATATCGTTGTGTATATCGGCGGCGAACGTTTTGTCTGCGGCATCGGAGACAAGCTAGTCGGTGTTTCCGTTGAATATAATGTCCGCGGCGGAGGGCTCTGCACCCTCGAGTGGGCTTATTTCCAAATCTGCCGCATCGGTGCGCCCGTCACTGTCTATATCGGCACCAATGTCTTCTGGAGCGGCACCGTGATCAACGGAAACGAAAAAAACTGGCAGGCCGAGCCTTTACAGTCCATCTTCGGGCAGATCTATTTCTACGATCCCGCTTACACTCAATACCCCTTTGCCGGAACTGTCAGCGAGCTGGTCAACAAAGTGTTTGCTTACGCGGCTGCACAAAACCCCGCGTTGAAAACAGGGACCGTCGTCAGCTCCGACCTCCTCATCGAGACTGAAGTCAATTCGCGCACCTTAAAAGAAATCCCCGATTCCTGCGCCGAAGTCTTTGAAAACTCCGAAAGTGTCTACGGCATCGACAATACGTACACGATGTTTTTTAATAACCTGCCACGTACCGACGAAGTGCTCGTCAACGAAGAAGACTAAGGCGGAGAAATCAAGTATACAACCGAATCCGACAATGTCATCACCGTCTATTCCGTCTTTAAAAACCGCGAAGTCAAGGTGATCAACGAGCAGGGCGAGGAAGAATTTATCTATCCCGTGGATTTGATCGGCAAAGTCGGCATCGGTCAAGACCCGGTCAGCGGGGCTTATTACCAGCCCGTCGCCAATTATTTCCTTTACGGGCACCGCGAAGAACGTTACGAAATCGACGCGCCCGATATGCTTCCGCAGACCGGGCTCAGGGACGCTTACGCGCTGCTCCGGCGCATCAAGCCTACAACCAAGATCCAAGTACCGTATTACCGCTATGCCAAAAACCAAATCCCTGTCGGCACCAGCATACGGGTGCTGACGCATATAATGCCTTCAACGTTTCCTTAACCGTCACCATAGCCCGCGAAAATGTGCCTGTCAACCCTTCTGCTTCCGGTGCTGTAGCCGTAGTCCAGGAAACCGAACTCAACGATGCTTATGCAGCCGGCAGCAGCGGCTCCGCCAAGATATCCGATCTCCCTGAATGGCTCGAGCAGGCGGGGATCGTCGACAAAATTACCGAGATCACCGTCGGGTATATAGCCCGTTTTAACGGCGTTATTACAGTGAAAAGCGGGGCGTTTACGGACGTTAAACAGTGTGTTGACAGCCCGTTAATCCAGTTTTTTACTGTTAAAAACGAGGCCGGATTCGACAAATTCGATATCGAGATCCTCACCGAAGGCACCATCGACCTGATCAGCATGTACGCACTCGGCAATTACGGCCAAGCCATGCACCGCGGATACCTGCGTGCGGTCGGACTGAAAAGCTCCAATAAAGGGAATTTTTACACCCTGGAAATACAAAGTTACGGAAGCCTGCCGGTGCTCACGGCGCAGCGCCCGCAGGAAAAAATACGCGCCGTCGAAACAATCACTTTAAGAGGTTAATATTATGCAATTATTCGGAGCCGTAAACACATCCATACCCGGCGGACGGCAGGACGGTAAACCAGTTTTGCCGTCCGCCGGGTATTTTTCCCAAAAACTTTCCGGCGCAAACGTCGCCCCCATCGGTGAAAACTTAGTTCTGACCACTGATTATATTATTTCCGAAATCAGTCATTCTCTTTTTGTTCTGAAGGTTTCATGGCAAGGATTCATAATGCCGGGTCAATTTTTTTATGATTCAAATTCCTGATTCAGGCTATATACTGCCTAGTCCGTTCAGTGCTTTTGAAGTCGATACTGAACAAAATACTCTTAGTTTCTTAATCAGAATAAGAGGTGCTGGTTCTCGATTTTTGTCCCAATTAAAATCAGGAGACCAATTAAAATTATCTGGCAGTCTAGGAAAAGGATTTCAAACCAACATACATAATAAAATGATAGTCTGTATCAGCGGTAGTGAAGGAATTGCTCCGTTTTGGAAAGTTATATCTTTGCTCCACAAGGAAAATAAAATAATCCTTCTAGCTGGCTTTCGTGAGCAATATGATGCAGAAATTCTTACATATTTTAGGCCTTGTCAAAATAATGTCGATATACACTATACAATCAACCCTCAACCAGTAACGGATTTACTGACAGGCATTATAGAACCTGATTTTTATATATATGTGGCCCTATTCCTATGATGCAGGCTGTTTGAACCTGACACAATCATGGCAAAATACTCATAAACAAGTTTCGCTAGAAAATAAAATGGCATGCGGAATCGGCGCATGTATGAGTTGTACATAGCTTAAAGACAAATGCATTAAAAGTATGCTTTCAAGGTCCTATATTTGAAGCCCATGAGGTATTTGACGATGCTTAAAACATCCTTTCTTAAATAAGGACACTCAAAAATCCGCTCATTGCAGCATCAGGTACGTTTGGTTTTGGAGAAAATTATCATTCTTTTTTTTCGATCCTAATATATTAGGTGGCATAACATTAAAACCCAGGCTTGGAAACTCAGG
Coding sequences within:
- a CDS encoding ferredoxin reductase domain-containing protein → MIQIPDSGYILPSPFSAFEVDTEQNTLSFLIRIRGAGSRFLSQLKSGDQLKLSGSLGKGFQTNIHNKMIVCISGSEGIAPFWKVISLLHKENKIILLAGFREQYDAEILTYFRPCQNNVDIHYTINPQPVTDLLTGIIEPDFYIYVALFL